The following are from one region of the Staphylococcus argenteus genome:
- a CDS encoding alpha-ketoacid dehydrogenase subunit beta, with protein MAKLSYLEAIRQAQDLALQQDKDVFILGEDVGKKGGVFGATQGLQQKYGEDRVIDTPLAESNIVGTAIGASMVGKRPIAEIQFADFILPATNQIISEAAKMRYRSNNDWQCPLTIRAPFGGGVHGGLYHSQSIESIFASSPGLTIVIPSTPYDAKGLLLSSIESNDPVLYFEHKKAYRFLKEEVPEDYYTVPLGKADVKREGEDLTVFCYGLMVNYCLQAADILAADGINVEVIDLRTVYPLDKETIIERAKKTGKVLLVTEDNLEGSIMSEVSAIIAEHCLFELDAPIMRLAAPDVPSMPFSPILENEIMMNPEKILNKMRELAEF; from the coding sequence ATGGCTAAATTATCTTATTTAGAGGCGATTCGCCAAGCACAAGATTTAGCATTACAACAAGATAAAGATGTGTTTATACTGGGAGAAGATGTAGGTAAAAAGGGTGGCGTATTTGGTGCAACTCAGGGACTACAACAAAAATATGGTGAGGATAGAGTCATTGATACCCCGTTAGCTGAGTCAAATATTGTAGGAACTGCTATTGGTGCTTCTATGGTAGGAAAAAGACCAATTGCAGAAATTCAGTTTGCTGATTTTATTTTACCAGCGACTAATCAAATTATTAGTGAAGCAGCAAAAATGCGCTATCGCTCAAATAATGATTGGCAATGTCCTTTAACAATTCGAGCACCATTCGGTGGTGGTGTTCATGGTGGTCTTTACCATTCGCAAAGTATTGAAAGTATATTTGCTTCATCACCAGGATTAACGATTGTTATTCCATCAACACCTTATGATGCCAAAGGTCTTTTATTATCATCGATTGAATCAAATGATCCAGTTTTATACTTTGAGCATAAAAAAGCATATAGATTCTTAAAAGAAGAAGTACCAGAAGACTATTATACTGTGCCTTTGGGTAAAGCAGATGTTAAACGTGAAGGCGAAGATTTAACAGTCTTTTGCTATGGATTGATGGTTAATTACTGTTTACAAGCCGCTGATATTTTAGCAGCAGATGGTATTAATGTAGAAGTCATTGACTTACGAACTGTTTATCCTTTAGATAAAGAAACAATTATTGAACGTGCTAAGAAAACTGGTAAAGTTTTATTAGTTACAGAAGATAATTTAGAAGGAAGCATCATGTCAGAAGTTTCGGCAATTATTGCTGAACATTGTTTGTTTGAATTAGATGCACCAATAATGCGTTTGGCAGCGCCAGACGTACCATCTATGCCATTTTCACCAATATTAGAAAACGAAATAATGATGAATCCAGAAAAAATATTGAACAAAATGAGAGAATTAGCAGAGTTCTAG
- a CDS encoding thiamine pyrophosphate-dependent dehydrogenase E1 component subunit alpha yields the protein MIDYKSLGLSEEDLKVIYKWMDLGRKIDERLWLLNRAGKIPFVVSGQGQEATQIGMAYALEQGDITAPYYRDLAFVTYMGISAYDTFLSAFGKKDDVNSGGKQMPSHFSSREKNILSQSSPVATQIPHAVGAALALKMDGSKKIATATVGEGSSNQGDFHEGLNFAGVHKLPFVCVIINNKYAISVPDSLQYAAEKLSDRAQGYGIHGEQVDGNDPLAMYKAMKEARERAVSGKGSTLIEAVTSRMTAHSSDDDDQYRTKEEREALKKDDCNEKFKNELLTAGIIDEAWLSEIETEHKDIINKATKAAEDAPYPSVEEAYAFVYEEGSLTHG from the coding sequence ATGATTGATTATAAATCATTAGGCCTTAGCGAAGAAGACCTAAAAGTAATATATAAATGGATGGATTTAGGTAGAAAAATAGATGAAAGGTTATGGTTATTAAACCGTGCTGGTAAAATTCCATTCGTTGTAAGTGGTCAAGGACAAGAAGCAACTCAAATAGGAATGGCCTATGCTTTAGAGCAAGGGGATATCACAGCGCCATACTATAGAGATTTAGCTTTTGTTACTTACATGGGTATCTCAGCTTATGATACATTTTTATCTGCTTTTGGTAAAAAAGATGATGTTAATTCGGGTGGAAAACAAATGCCATCACATTTCAGTAGTAGAGAAAAAAATATTTTATCTCAAAGCTCTCCAGTAGCGACACAAATTCCGCATGCAGTCGGAGCTGCTTTAGCTTTAAAAATGGATGGATCGAAAAAAATTGCAACAGCCACTGTTGGAGAAGGTAGTTCCAACCAGGGAGATTTCCATGAAGGATTAAACTTTGCTGGAGTACATAAACTTCCTTTTGTTTGTGTGATTATTAATAATAAATATGCAATTTCTGTGCCAGATTCATTACAATACGCTGCAGAAAAATTGTCTGATAGAGCTCAAGGTTATGGAATTCATGGTGAGCAAGTAGATGGTAATGATCCTTTGGCAATGTATAAAGCGATGAAAGAAGCTAGAGAAAGAGCCGTTTCTGGAAAAGGCTCTACATTAATTGAGGCAGTTACTAGCCGTATGACAGCACATTCATCGGATGATGATGACCAATATCGTACGAAAGAAGAGCGTGAAGCGCTTAAAAAAGACGACTGCAATGAAAAGTTCAAGAATGAATTATTAACTGCAGGTATTATCGATGAGGCATGGTTGTCTGAAATTGAAACGGAACATAAAGATATTATAAATAAAGCGACTAAGGCAGCTGAAGACGCACCATACCCTAGTGTAGAAGAAGCATATGCATTTGTTTACGAAGAAGGGAGTCTAACTCATGGCTAA
- the lpdA gene encoding dihydrolipoyl dehydrogenase has protein sequence MSEKQYDLVVLGGGTAGYVAAIRASQLGKKVAIVERQLLGGTCLHKGCIPTKSLLKSAEVYQTVKQASKFGVEVQEATVNFENMLARKEDIVNQMYQGVKHLMQHNHIDIYNGTGRILGTSIFSPQSGTISVEYEDGESELLPNQFVLIATGSTPAELPFLTFDHDKILSSDDILSLVTLPSSLGIIGGGVIGMEFASLMTDLGVDVTVIEAGERILPTESKQAAQLLKKSLSAKGVKFYEGVQLSENDININEDDVTFKFNEQSITVDKVLLSIGRKPNTSDIGLNNTKIKSTSTGHILTNEYQQTEDKHIYAAGDCIGKLQLAHVGSKEGVVAVEHMFESNPIPVDYNLMPKCVYTQPEIASIGLNIEQAKAEGMKVKSYKVPFKAIGKAVIDNHSPNEGYSEIVIDQSTDEIVGINMIGPHVTELINEASLLQFMNGSALELGLTTHAHPSISEVLMELGLKAENRAIHV, from the coding sequence ATGTCAGAGAAACAATATGATTTAGTCGTTCTCGGTGGAGGTACTGCTGGATATGTAGCGGCAATACGTGCGTCTCAATTAGGCAAAAAAGTAGCCATAGTAGAACGTCAATTATTAGGTGGCACTTGTCTTCACAAAGGATGCATTCCAACTAAGTCACTACTTAAATCTGCAGAAGTGTATCAAACTGTAAAGCAAGCATCTAAGTTTGGTGTTGAAGTTCAAGAAGCAACTGTTAATTTTGAAAATATGTTGGCACGTAAAGAAGATATAGTTAATCAAATGTATCAAGGTGTTAAACATTTAATGCAACATAATCATATTGATATTTATAATGGTACAGGCCGAATTCTAGGAACTTCAATTTTTTCACCGCAAAGTGGTACAATTTCTGTCGAATATGAAGATGGTGAATCAGAATTATTGCCAAATCAATTTGTATTAATCGCAACAGGTTCGACACCAGCTGAGTTACCATTTTTAACTTTTGATCATGATAAAATTTTATCAAGTGATGACATATTATCATTAGTAACGTTACCATCTAGCTTGGGTATTATTGGTGGTGGCGTTATTGGAATGGAATTCGCATCGTTAATGACGGATTTAGGCGTTGATGTAACAGTTATTGAGGCTGGTGAAAGAATATTGCCTACTGAAAGTAAACAAGCGGCTCAATTGCTTAAAAAGTCATTATCAGCGAAAGGTGTTAAATTTTATGAAGGTGTTCAACTTTCAGAAAATGATATAAATATTAACGAAGATGATGTCACATTTAAATTTAATGAACAAAGCATTACTGTAGATAAAGTATTACTTTCGATTGGCAGAAAACCAAATACTTCAGATATTGGCTTAAATAATACTAAAATTAAATCGACTTCAACAGGTCATATTTTAACAAATGAATATCAACAAACTGAAGATAAACACATATATGCGGCGGGTGATTGTATTGGAAAATTACAATTAGCTCATGTTGGATCAAAAGAAGGTGTTGTGGCAGTTGAGCATATGTTTGAAAGTAATCCAATACCAGTTGATTATAATTTAATGCCTAAATGCGTATATACACAACCTGAAATTGCTTCTATAGGTTTAAATATAGAGCAAGCAAAAGCAGAAGGAATGAAAGTTAAAAGTTACAAAGTGCCATTTAAAGCAATTGGTAAAGCTGTAATTGATAACCACAGTCCAAATGAAGGATATAGTGAAATAGTTATTGATCAGTCAACGGATGAAATTGTAGGTATTAATATGATTGGTCCACATGTAACAGAATTAATAAATGAAGCATCACTGTTACAGTTCATGAATGGCTCAGCATTAGAATTGGGACTAACAACACATGCACATCCTTCCATTTCAGAAGTATTAATGGAATTAGGATTAAAAGCAGAAAATAGAGCTATTCACGTATAA
- the recN gene encoding DNA repair protein RecN — MLQTLSIKQFAIIEELEIQFSDGLTVLSGETGSGKSIIIDAIGQLIGMRASSDFVRHGEKKAVIEGIFDIDDSKDAIHILKSLDIDVDEDFLLVKREIFSSGKSLCKINNQTVTLQDLRRVMQELLDIHGQHETQSLLKQKYHLTLLDNYAESRYQDLLDEYHQTFQNYKDKKQELEELESADQALLQRLDLMKFQLEELSDAHLKDGEIEQLEVDIKRIQNSERLSLALNSAHLTLTDENAITDRLYELSNHLLTINDIVPNKYDKLKEDIDQFYYILEDAKHELYDEMANTEFDEQVLNEYESRMNLLNNLKRKYGKDISELIAYQEKLNNEINKIENYEQSTSQLRQEIKELYQQVIVVGQSLSKQRRIVARELRDHIVSEIQNLQMKDANLEISFKALEEPNKDGIEFVEFLISPNKGEPLKSLNKIASGGELSRIMLALKSIFVKSRGQTAILFDEVDSGVSGQAAQKMAEKMRDIAEFIQVICISHLPQIASMSDHHLLITKTSKDDRTTTQVKELIGDDKVDEIARMISGASVTDLTRENAREMIQHNQRR; from the coding sequence ATGTTACAAACCTTATCAATCAAGCAATTTGCTATTATTGAAGAGCTAGAAATTCAATTTTCTGATGGTTTAACTGTTTTAAGTGGTGAAACAGGATCTGGTAAATCAATTATTATCGATGCAATTGGTCAATTAATAGGTATGAGAGCATCATCAGATTTTGTTCGACATGGTGAAAAAAAGGCTGTTATCGAAGGAATATTTGATATTGATGATAGTAAAGATGCAATACATATTTTGAAAAGTTTGGATATAGATGTAGACGAAGATTTCTTGTTAGTGAAAAGAGAAATTTTTAGTTCTGGTAAAAGTTTATGTAAAATTAATAACCAAACTGTAACATTGCAAGATTTACGAAGAGTTATGCAAGAACTATTGGATATTCATGGACAACATGAAACGCAATCTCTGTTAAAACAAAAGTATCATTTAACATTATTAGATAATTATGCAGAATCTCGTTATCAAGATTTGCTAGACGAATATCACCAAACTTTTCAAAATTATAAAGACAAAAAGCAAGAATTAGAAGAATTGGAATCTGCAGACCAAGCCTTGCTTCAGCGTTTAGATTTGATGAAGTTTCAATTAGAAGAACTGTCTGATGCTCATCTAAAAGATGGTGAAATTGAACAGCTTGAAGTAGATATTAAACGTATCCAAAATTCTGAAAGACTGAGCTTGGCACTTAACAGTGCACATTTAACGTTAACTGATGAAAATGCGATTACAGATCGTTTGTATGAATTAAGTAACCACTTGTTAACAATAAATGATATTGTGCCAAACAAATATGACAAATTAAAAGAAGATATTGATCAATTTTATTACATTTTAGAAGATGCAAAGCATGAGTTATATGATGAGATGGCTAATACAGAATTTGATGAACAAGTGCTAAATGAATATGAATCACGTATGAATTTACTTAATAATTTAAAACGTAAATATGGTAAAGATATATCTGAGTTGATTGCATATCAGGAAAAGCTTAATAACGAAATTAATAAGATTGAAAATTATGAGCAAAGTACTTCGCAACTCAGACAAGAAATAAAAGAGTTATATCAACAAGTAATTGTTGTAGGACAATCATTGTCAAAACAACGTCGCATTGTGGCAAGAGAGCTTAGAGACCACATCGTATCTGAAATACAGAATTTACAAATGAAAGATGCAAATTTAGAAATTTCGTTCAAAGCATTAGAAGAACCAAATAAGGATGGTATTGAATTTGTAGAATTTCTAATCAGTCCTAATAAAGGAGAACCTTTAAAAAGCTTGAATAAAATTGCTTCAGGCGGAGAACTTTCGAGAATTATGTTAGCTTTAAAAAGCATTTTTGTTAAATCAAGAGGTCAAACTGCAATCTTATTCGATGAGGTTGATTCAGGCGTTTCAGGACAAGCTGCGCAAAAAATGGCTGAAAAAATGCGTGATATAGCAGAATTTATTCAAGTTATCTGCATCTCTCATTTACCACAAATTGCTTCTATGAGTGATCATCATTTATTGATAACAAAAACATCAAAAGATGACCGTACAACTACACAAGTTAAAGAACTAATTGGTGACGATAAAGTCGATGAAATTGCACGAATGATATCCGGTGCAAGTGTAACGGATTTAACGAGAGAAAATGCGCGAGAAATGATTCAACATAATCAAAGACGTTAG
- the ahrC gene encoding transcriptional regulator AhrC/ArgR, whose protein sequence is MPKKSVRHIKIREIISNEQIETQDELVKRLNDYDLNVTQATVSRDIKELQLIKVPIPSGQYVYSLPNDRKFHPLEKLGRYLMDSFVNIDGTDNLLVLKTLPGNAQSIGAILDQINWEEVLGTICGDDTCLIICRSKEASDEIKSRIFNLL, encoded by the coding sequence ATGCCCAAAAAATCGGTTAGGCATATTAAAATTAGAGAAATTATTTCAAATGAACAGATAGAGACACAAGATGAATTAGTTAAACGATTAAACGATTATGATTTAAATGTTACTCAAGCAACTGTATCTCGAGATATTAAAGAATTACAACTCATTAAAGTACCTATACCTTCAGGACAATATGTTTATAGTTTGCCAAATGATAGAAAATTTCACCCGTTAGAAAAATTGGGACGTTATTTAATGGATTCATTTGTGAATATAGATGGTACTGATAATTTACTAGTATTAAAGACATTGCCAGGTAATGCACAATCAATTGGTGCTATCTTAGACCAAATTAATTGGGAAGAGGTTTTAGGTACGATATGTGGTGACGACACTTGTTTAATTATTTGCCGTAGTAAAGAGGCGAGTGATGAAATTAAGTCTAGAATTTTTAATTTGTTATAA